In one window of Candidatus Fonsibacter ubiquis DNA:
- a CDS encoding surface-adhesin E family protein gives MNYFFYLILFFLVSCTTIIDATNYDDFRRQSLLKGFYYSAEAKSDNIRHLYDRGAYGAGNTQLRANQIAIEFCIKAGFRDCIITKENDKVIRLTQWQQAEAKALELKNAEAKALELKNTKLPTDNSSQYKKGLKNNWKRISRTINDDTHFYVDTSSIKTEKYYKYYWVLADYLKKDGDKVRSVITYNKVDCGDFKFQLLKMIMYDGQKGEGKKLDEFDIKNPEWTTMDEKKTAGDILLSYVCKS, from the coding sequence ATGAATTATTTTTTTTATTTAATTTTATTTTTTTTGGTGAGTTGCACAACCATAATTGATGCAACAAATTATGATGATTTTAGAAGACAATCTTTACTAAAAGGTTTTTATTATAGTGCAGAAGCTAAATCAGATAATATTAGACATTTATACGACAGAGGAGCTTATGGGGCAGGAAATACACAGCTTAGAGCGAATCAAATTGCTATAGAATTTTGTATTAAAGCTGGTTTTAGAGATTGTATAATTACAAAAGAAAATGACAAAGTTATAAGATTAACTCAATGGCAGCAAGCTGAGGCAAAAGCTTTAGAGTTAAAAAATGCTGAAGCAAAAGCTTTAGAGTTAAAAAATACAAAATTACCAACTGATAATTCTTCTCAATATAAAAAAGGGTTGAAAAATAACTGGAAAAGAATTTCAAGAACCATAAATGACGATACACATTTTTATGTGGACACTTCATCTATTAAAACAGAAAAGTATTATAAATATTATTGGGTGCTAGCAGATTATTTAAAAAAAGATGGTGATAAAGTTAGGTCAGTTATTACTTACAATAAAGTTGATTGTGGAGACTTTAAATTTCAATTGTTAAAAATGATAATGTATGACGGACAGAAAGGTGAGGGAAAAAAATTAGACGAATTTGATATAAAAAATCCTGAATGGACAACAATGGATGAAAAAAAAACAGCTGGTGATATACTTTTAAGTTATGTTTGTAAAAGTTAG